A genomic window from Flavobacterium azooxidireducens includes:
- a CDS encoding endonuclease/exonuclease/phosphatase family protein, with the protein MKIKQFIAAFLVISSMNSVIAQDKKFKVHTVAFYNLENLFDTKDDEGVNDSEYTPANGWTKEKYQQKLRNLERVISEIGTSDQQTNSPVILGVCEIENRGVLEDLIKMPKLAAKDYGIVHYDSPDKRGIDTGFLYQKKHFTPTSSVNIPLMIQNIDGSGNRVYTRDQLLVTGFLDGEEMHFIVNHWPSRSGGEKRSSPYREAAGALNKKIIDSLQKINPDAKVITMGDLNDGPYNKSVKKFLGAKAKKEDVKPGEIFNPMEEMSNKGIGSLAYRDAWDLFDQMMFTEPFIRKDYDSFRFWKAGVFNKPYLVQTTGQYKGYPLRNSGGEAGFSDHFAVYAYLIKEVK; encoded by the coding sequence ATGAAAATTAAACAATTTATTGCGGCTTTTCTTGTCATTTCCTCAATGAACAGCGTCATTGCTCAGGACAAAAAATTTAAAGTGCATACCGTTGCATTCTACAATCTTGAAAATCTTTTCGATACAAAAGATGACGAAGGAGTTAATGATTCAGAATATACACCGGCAAATGGTTGGACAAAAGAAAAATATCAACAAAAATTAAGAAACCTCGAAAGAGTAATTTCTGAAATTGGCACCAGCGATCAACAAACCAATTCTCCTGTCATTTTAGGCGTTTGCGAAATTGAAAACAGAGGTGTTCTCGAAGATTTAATCAAAATGCCAAAATTAGCAGCAAAAGATTACGGCATTGTTCACTACGATTCTCCAGACAAAAGAGGAATTGATACCGGTTTCCTTTACCAAAAGAAACATTTCACCCCAACAAGTTCAGTCAATATTCCTTTAATGATTCAAAACATTGACGGTAGCGGAAATAGAGTGTACACCAGAGACCAATTATTAGTAACCGGATTTTTAGATGGCGAAGAAATGCATTTCATCGTAAACCACTGGCCTTCCCGTTCCGGTGGAGAAAAAAGAAGTAGCCCTTACCGTGAAGCAGCTGGAGCTTTAAACAAAAAAATTATCGATTCACTTCAAAAAATCAATCCGGATGCCAAAGTAATAACGATGGGCGATTTAAACGATGGTCCTTATAATAAGAGCGTTAAAAAATTCCTAGGTGCAAAAGCTAAAAAAGAAGACGTAAAGCCTGGCGAGATATTCAACCCTATGGAAGAAATGTCAAACAAAGGAATTGGTTCGCTTGCCTACCGTGATGCGTGGGATTTATTCGATCAAATGATGTTCACAGAACCTTTCATCCGTAAAGATTACGATTCTTTCCGTTTTTGGAAAGCAGGCGTTTTCAACAAACCCTATTTAGTACAAACCACAGGTCAATACAAAGGCTACCCACTTAGAAATTCTGGTGGCGAAGCTGGTTTTAGCGATCACTTTGCAGTATATGCTTACCTCATTAAAGAAGTAAAATAA